GGCAGCGGCGACTCGCCGAAGCGTTTCAAATCTACGCTAAAAGACTTGTCGAGTCGTTGGAAGTTGTCTGGTGAAGAGCTGCGACGGGTTGCGGCAGCCGGTGATTTGTACCAGATCGTAATTGATGCGGCACCGATGGCATGGTCGGAACTGCAGCCGGTTTTGATCAATCGGGATATTCAATTTGTGATTGAATGTGCACGCACGGTTTGCCACGCTGACGAGATAGCCACCGACGGAATCAAACGCTGTGAAGAAGCGTTGCAATGGCCTGTCGAGAGACTCAATCCGGAACCGCTGGTCACTGGAGATCTGTTGATCGCCGAAGGGTTTCGTCCGGGGCCGCAGTTCCGTTCATGGCTGGCCAAGATTCGGCAGTTGCAGCTCGACGGCGAATTGGATTCAAAAGAATCCGCGCTCACAATCGTCCGAGAACTGGCCGCAGAATGAAGTTGTTCCGTGTGGCGAATCGGAAAATCCCAAGAGCCGCAACGGCGTTAGCCGCGGTTGAGTGAGGCTTTGTGTCTGGACCAGGATGGGAATAACCGACGCTAGCGCGTATCGGCTCAGTAGGTGGCCCATGAGCCGCAACGGCGTTAGCCGCGGTTGAGAGAGATGTTTTGTCTGGAACCGGGATGGGAGTAACCGACGCTAGCGCGTATCGGCTCAATAGGTGGCCCTTGAGCCGCAACGGCGTTAGCCGCGGTTGAGAGAGATGTTATGTCTGGATCCAGGATGGGAAGAACCGACGCTAGCGTGTATCGGCTCAGTAGGTGGCCCTTGAGCCGCATCGGCGTTAGCCGCGGTTGAGTGAGGCTTTGTGTCTGGACCAGGATGGGAGTAACCGACGCTAGCGCGTATCGGCTCAGTAGGCAGACCCATGAGCCGCAACGGCGTTAGCCGCGGTTAAAACAACAAACCATCCATCCGGGACCATTGACTTCAGACTTATTCGGCGATCGTGATTTGGTTGTCGATCTGGCTCACCCCTGGTTCCAACCGCATCAACAGCTCGCTCATCCGGCGATCTTTCTCGCTGGAAACCACTCCGGTTAGGACGGCGGTTCGCCCGGCCATGGTGATGTTGACGTTTCGAACGCTGCTGTTCGCCGGAAGCCGGTCGAAGACTTTCGTTGCCGCCGATTGAACTTGCACGCTGCTAAGCGGCGGAGCGTTGATTGCCGATCGCAGACGGACACGAATGGTTGGTTGTGAATTGGCGGAATTCTGTGCGCCGAAGGCATTTCCTAAGGCTCCAAACAATCCGCCAAGGCCACCGAGACCTCCCATGCCACCGCCACGGGCACTTGTCGCGCTCGATCGCCCGGTGGTTCCGGACGACTCCGCGGCAGCCCCGAAACCCTGGACGTTCTCGGAACCGATGGACGATCCACGCTGGACTCCAGAAAAACCTTCGCTGCTGGATGCGGAGAGTGAAAAACTGCTGCCGGACCCCATTGTGGAACTGCCGGTCGACGTTCCGGTTGAGGATGAAGTGCTGTCGGTTCCGGTAGTCGTGCTTCCAGAGGAAAACTGAGCACTGGCCAAGCATGCGAGTGACAAATTGGCTACCAAAGCGATGAAGACGCAATGAAAGCGACGTTGGTTGAGGCTGTCAGATGGCAAATTCAGCATGGATGCGGTCACCGCTTGCGAAAATGAATTGGTTGAATTTGTTACCCTACTTTAACGTTTGGCGCCTCCAAACGTTTCGGTTTTTGCCTGCCAAGTTCAGTTCAAAGTGCCAAGATTCGGACCGCAAAACCGAATCAGTCGGCAAGTTCAGACCAGGACCGCAAATTCAGGCACTGTCACCTTTGGCAATTGGCCGCCAAATCGGGGCACCTAAACTTTTCCCTCCCTCTTGAGATTGATCATGAGCACGATTCGAGCGCGAGACGGATCTCTACGATTCGCTCCCTACATGAAACAGACTTTGGCCGCCGTGTTTCTGACGACGGTAGGCCTAGCGGTCGGCATGCCGTCGGCACCGGCGGCGGAGAACGATTCGTCCGACAGTCTGCCCGGGGCTCCTCGTTTGTTCCCAAGCGATTCCCTGGCGTACATTCGGTTGGACAACGCTGCTGATCTTCGCAAAGACATGAAAAAGTCTTCGCTGGGGATGATGATCAACGATCCCAAGATGCGTCCCTTTGCCGATGAATTCTATGCGACGCTCAAAGATTTGTTCCAACAGGTAAGCGATGAGATCGGTATCGGCCTGGACGAATTGCTGGACATTCCGCAAGGCCAAGTCGCCATCGCGATTCATCCGGCAAAGCCACTTGAAGGTGACGAAAAGCCGGAACTCACTTTCGACGACGATGCTGACGAAAGTGAGATTCAGCG
This genomic interval from Stieleria sp. JC731 contains the following:
- a CDS encoding BON domain-containing protein codes for the protein MLNLPSDSLNQRRFHCVFIALVANLSLACLASAQFSSGSTTTGTDSTSSSTGTSTGSSTMGSGSSFSLSASSSEGFSGVQRGSSIGSENVQGFGAAAESSGTTGRSSATSARGGGMGGLGGLGGLFGALGNAFGAQNSANSQPTIRVRLRSAINAPPLSSVQVQSAATKVFDRLPANSSVRNVNITMAGRTAVLTGVVSSEKDRRMSELLMRLEPGVSQIDNQITIAE